One stretch of Oceanimonas pelagia DNA includes these proteins:
- the murC gene encoding UDP-N-acetylmuramate--L-alanine ligase produces MTKVELAKLRSMIPEMRRVRRIHFIGIGGAGMGGIAEVLANEGYAISGSDIAYNPVTDRLQAMGATIFLGHDAQQVAGASVVVVSTAIKADNPELLAARDLRIPVVRRAEMLAELMRFRHGVAVAGTHGKTTTTSLVASIYGEAGLDPTFVIGGLLNSAGCNARLGSSRYLIAEADESDASFLHLQPMVSIVTNIEADHMDTYGGDFSKLEGTFIEFLHNLPFYGLAVLCIDDEVVRGLLPRIGRQFVSYGFHPEADYRVEDFHQQADHSTFRVCRPDGSCLDVQLNLPGRHNAQNAAAAIAVACEDGIEDGAILAALKKFEGVGRRFQQYGEFDTGRGRVKLVDDYGHHPSEVRATQNAVRAGWPERRLVTIYQPHRYTRTRDLYEDFVDVLSKSDVLILLEVYSAGEAPIPGADSRALCRTIRSRGQEPIYVASPDEVPMVLAELMQDGDIVLTQGAGNVGALARKLGGCKLSVEAMKQQGGQ; encoded by the coding sequence ATGACCAAGGTTGAACTGGCAAAACTGAGAAGCATGATCCCCGAGATGAGACGGGTCAGGCGCATTCACTTTATCGGCATCGGCGGTGCCGGTATGGGCGGTATTGCCGAAGTGCTGGCCAACGAGGGCTATGCCATTTCCGGCTCCGACATCGCCTACAACCCGGTCACCGACCGGCTGCAGGCCATGGGCGCCACCATTTTTCTGGGTCATGATGCCCAGCAGGTGGCCGGTGCCAGCGTGGTGGTGGTATCGACCGCCATCAAGGCCGACAACCCCGAACTGCTGGCGGCGAGGGATCTGCGCATTCCGGTGGTGCGCCGGGCCGAAATGCTGGCGGAGCTGATGCGCTTTCGCCACGGCGTGGCGGTGGCCGGCACCCACGGCAAGACCACCACCACCAGCCTGGTGGCCAGCATCTATGGTGAGGCCGGACTGGATCCCACTTTCGTGATCGGCGGCCTGCTCAACAGCGCCGGCTGTAATGCCCGGCTGGGCTCCAGTCGCTACCTGATCGCCGAGGCGGACGAGAGCGATGCCTCCTTCCTGCACCTGCAGCCCATGGTGTCTATCGTCACCAATATCGAAGCGGATCACATGGACACCTACGGCGGTGATTTCAGCAAGCTGGAAGGCACCTTTATCGAGTTCCTGCACAACCTGCCGTTTTACGGCCTGGCGGTGCTGTGCATCGATGACGAGGTGGTGCGCGGCCTGCTGCCGCGCATCGGTCGTCAGTTTGTCAGCTACGGCTTTCACCCCGAGGCCGACTACCGGGTGGAAGACTTTCACCAGCAGGCGGATCACAGCACCTTTCGCGTGTGCCGCCCCGACGGCAGCTGCCTGGACGTGCAGCTCAACCTGCCGGGCCGGCACAATGCCCAGAACGCGGCGGCGGCCATCGCCGTGGCCTGCGAGGACGGCATCGAAGACGGGGCCATTCTGGCGGCGCTGAAGAAATTCGAGGGCGTGGGCCGGCGCTTTCAGCAATACGGCGAGTTCGACACCGGCCGTGGCCGGGTCAAGCTGGTGGACGACTACGGCCATCACCCGAGCGAGGTGCGCGCCACCCAGAATGCGGTGCGTGCCGGCTGGCCCGAACGCCGGCTGGTGACCATTTACCAGCCCCACCGCTACACCCGTACCCGGGATCTGTACGAAGACTTTGTCGACGTGCTGTCGAAAAGCGATGTGCTGATCCTGCTGGAAGTGTACAGTGCGGGCGAGGCGCCCATTCCCGGCGCCGACAGCCGCGCCCTGTGCCGCACCATTCGCAGCCGGGGCCAGGAGCCCATTTACGTGGCCAGTCCCGACGAGGTGCCCATGGTGCTGGCGGAACTGATGCAGGACGGCGACATCGTGCTGACTCAGGGGGCCGGCAACGTGGGTGCCCTGGCGCGCAAGCTGGGTGGCTGCAAACTTTCGGTTGAGGCAATGAAACAGCAAGGAGGCCAGTAA
- the murG gene encoding undecaprenyldiphospho-muramoylpentapeptide beta-N-acetylglucosaminyltransferase, with amino-acid sequence MSNNKTLLVMAGGTGGHVFPGLAVADLLREEGWTIHWLGTAERMEAQLVPKHGYPLHTISIAGVRGNGLKRLLAAPFKIANAVRQARRVLKQTQPDVVLGMGGFAAGPGGVAARLAGIPLVLHEQNAAAGMTNRLLARIASRVLMAFPGAFEQGEVVGNPVRPDVVALPAPAERIGLEPQPLRLLVVGGSLGAKVLNDTLPAALAQVNAQVAVRHQCGRGNSEAVRSAYAAHGVDAEVSDFITDMAAAYGEADLVVCRAGALTVSEVAAAGLGAIFVPLPHAVDDHQTKNAQALVDRGAALLMPQATLTPAALAHQLEQLAGSRARLRDMAGKARQQAITDAAAQVAHCLRTLAK; translated from the coding sequence ATGAGCAACAACAAGACCCTGCTGGTGATGGCCGGCGGCACCGGCGGCCATGTGTTCCCCGGGCTGGCGGTGGCGGATCTGTTGCGGGAGGAAGGCTGGACCATTCACTGGCTGGGCACCGCCGAGCGCATGGAAGCCCAGCTGGTGCCGAAACACGGCTACCCGCTGCATACCATCAGCATTGCCGGCGTGCGCGGCAACGGCCTCAAACGGCTGCTGGCGGCGCCCTTTAAAATCGCCAACGCCGTGCGTCAGGCCCGGCGAGTGCTGAAACAGACGCAACCCGATGTGGTGCTGGGCATGGGCGGTTTTGCCGCCGGCCCGGGCGGGGTGGCGGCCAGGCTGGCGGGCATTCCGCTGGTGCTGCACGAGCAGAATGCCGCCGCCGGCATGACCAACCGGCTGCTGGCGCGCATTGCCAGCCGCGTGCTGATGGCCTTTCCCGGCGCCTTTGAGCAGGGCGAAGTGGTGGGCAACCCGGTGCGTCCGGACGTGGTGGCGCTGCCGGCCCCGGCCGAGCGTATTGGCCTTGAGCCTCAGCCACTGCGGCTGCTGGTGGTGGGTGGCAGCCTGGGGGCCAAGGTGCTCAACGATACCCTGCCCGCAGCCCTGGCGCAGGTGAATGCGCAGGTAGCGGTGCGTCACCAGTGCGGCCGGGGCAACAGCGAGGCGGTGCGCTCCGCCTATGCCGCCCACGGTGTTGACGCTGAGGTGAGCGATTTTATTACCGACATGGCCGCCGCCTACGGCGAGGCCGATCTGGTGGTGTGCCGGGCCGGCGCACTGACGGTGTCGGAAGTGGCGGCGGCGGGCCTGGGCGCCATTTTCGTGCCGCTGCCTCATGCGGTGGACGATCACCAGACCAAAAACGCGCAGGCGCTGGTGGATCGGGGCGCGGCCCTGCTGATGCCGCAGGCCACCCTGACCCCGGCGGCGCTGGCACACCAGCTGGAACAGCTGGCCGGCAGCCGCGCACGGCTGCGGGACATGGCCGGCAAGGCCCGGCAACAGGCGATTACCGATGCGGCGGCGCAGGTGGCACACTGCCTGCGCACCCTGGCGAAATAA
- the ftsW gene encoding cell division protein FtsW yields MRLLPSFSFDWLLRPSQGHIYDRQLVILSLALMVIGLVMVSSASIAEGIAVGDDPFYFVKRHASFLLICLVLSALVLQVPMERWQQYNGSFLLLALIMLVLVLVAGREINGSKRWLALGLFNVQPAEIAKLALFTFLAGFLVRKQDEVRGHWKGFLKPLAVMGMLSVLLLLQPDLGSVVVLFVTTLGMLFIAGARMGQFISLVTLGMALVAGLIAMAPYRVKRVTSFLNPWDDPFGSGYQLTQSLMAFGRGGWFGEGLGNSIQKLEYLPEAHTDFVFAILGEELGFSGVMLVLLLQCWLAFKALRIGQKVLNGGRQYEGYLAVGIGIWFSFQTVVNVGAASGMLPTKGLTLPLVSYGGSSLLVMSAAVAILVRIDFEWRRDHMQARQREAL; encoded by the coding sequence ATGAGGCTGCTGCCCTCATTCAGCTTCGACTGGCTGCTGCGGCCGTCCCAGGGCCATATCTACGACCGCCAGCTGGTGATTCTGTCGCTGGCGCTGATGGTGATCGGCCTGGTAATGGTGTCGTCCGCCTCCATTGCCGAAGGCATTGCGGTGGGGGACGATCCCTTTTACTTCGTCAAGCGCCACGCCAGCTTTCTGCTGATCTGTCTGGTTCTCAGCGCCCTGGTGCTGCAGGTGCCCATGGAGCGCTGGCAGCAGTACAACGGCAGCTTTCTGCTCCTGGCGCTGATCATGCTGGTGCTGGTGCTGGTGGCCGGCCGGGAGATCAACGGCAGTAAGCGCTGGCTGGCGCTGGGGCTGTTCAACGTGCAGCCGGCGGAGATCGCCAAGCTGGCGCTGTTTACCTTTCTCGCCGGCTTTCTGGTGCGCAAGCAGGACGAGGTGCGTGGCCACTGGAAGGGCTTTCTCAAGCCCCTGGCGGTGATGGGCATGTTGTCGGTGCTGCTGCTGCTGCAGCCGGATCTGGGCTCGGTGGTGGTGCTGTTTGTGACCACCCTGGGCATGCTGTTTATCGCCGGCGCCCGCATGGGCCAGTTTATCAGCCTGGTGACCCTGGGCATGGCGCTGGTGGCGGGGCTGATCGCCATGGCGCCCTACCGGGTGAAGCGGGTGACCTCGTTTCTCAACCCCTGGGACGATCCCTTTGGCAGCGGCTACCAGCTCACTCAGTCGCTGATGGCCTTTGGCCGGGGCGGCTGGTTTGGCGAAGGGCTGGGCAACTCCATTCAGAAACTGGAATACCTGCCCGAGGCGCACACCGACTTCGTGTTCGCCATTCTCGGCGAGGAGCTGGGCTTTTCCGGGGTCATGCTGGTGCTGCTGCTGCAGTGCTGGCTGGCGTTCAAGGCGCTGCGCATCGGCCAGAAGGTGCTGAATGGCGGTCGCCAGTATGAAGGTTATCTGGCCGTGGGTATCGGCATCTGGTTCAGTTTTCAGACCGTGGTCAATGTGGGCGCGGCCTCGGGCATGCTGCCCACCAAGGGCCTGACCCTGCCCCTGGTGAGCTACGGCGGCTCCAGCCTGCTGGTGATGAGCGCCGCGGTGGCCATTCTGGTGCGCATCGACTTTGAATGGCGCCGTGACCATATGCAGGCCAGACAGCGGGAGGCACTATGA
- the murD gene encoding UDP-N-acetylmuramoyl-L-alanine--D-glutamate ligase — protein sequence MIPARTVIIGLGQTGLSCVRHCLRLGVRPLVMDTRARPPGAEQLPEGLECYFGGLHGEILGAAELIIASPGVPLATPELRQAAAAGVEIIGDVELFLRECTAPVIAITGSNGKSTVTSLVGEMAAEAGLSVGVGGNIGTPALELLNQPLELAVLELSSFQLETTPGLRALAATVLNISEDHLDRYDSLAHYRDTKLGIYRGAGLCVYSREDDETRPPADSRAVSFGLNQGEYGRVEHNGERWLSVYGEPVLPVRELRIVGAHNQLNALAAMALADEAGIPRAAQLAVLRRFAGLAHRCQFVAEKQGVRWINDSKATNVGATLAAIDGIADGLTGRLWLIAGGQGKGQDFSPLVPLLNTCIAGMACLGQDKQQLLALGDNTHEVADMAEAVAWCAQQAGPGDWVLLAPACASLDMYPNYLARGEHFATLVEAL from the coding sequence ATGATCCCTGCGCGCACTGTGATTATCGGACTGGGACAAACGGGACTTTCCTGTGTGCGCCACTGCCTGCGCCTGGGGGTACGCCCGCTGGTGATGGACACCCGCGCCCGGCCGCCGGGGGCCGAGCAGCTGCCCGAGGGGCTGGAGTGTTATTTCGGCGGGCTGCACGGCGAAATACTTGGTGCCGCCGAGCTGATTATCGCCAGCCCGGGCGTGCCTCTGGCCACGCCGGAGCTGCGGCAGGCGGCGGCCGCCGGGGTGGAGATCATCGGTGACGTCGAACTGTTTCTGCGTGAGTGCACGGCTCCCGTGATCGCCATTACCGGCTCCAACGGCAAAAGTACCGTTACCAGCCTGGTGGGCGAGATGGCCGCCGAGGCGGGGCTGTCGGTGGGCGTGGGCGGCAATATCGGCACGCCGGCGCTGGAGCTGCTGAACCAGCCGCTGGAGCTGGCGGTGCTGGAGCTGTCCAGCTTTCAGCTGGAAACCACACCGGGCCTCAGGGCGCTGGCCGCCACCGTGCTCAACATCAGCGAGGATCATCTGGATCGCTACGACTCCCTGGCCCATTACCGGGATACCAAGCTGGGCATTTACCGGGGCGCCGGGCTGTGCGTGTACAGCCGGGAAGACGATGAAACCCGGCCGCCGGCGGATAGCCGGGCGGTCAGCTTTGGCCTGAACCAAGGGGAGTACGGCCGCGTTGAGCACAATGGCGAGCGCTGGCTCAGCGTGTACGGCGAGCCGGTATTGCCGGTGCGTGAGCTGCGCATCGTCGGTGCCCACAATCAGCTGAACGCCCTGGCCGCGATGGCGCTGGCGGACGAAGCGGGTATTCCCCGCGCCGCCCAGCTGGCGGTATTGCGCCGTTTTGCCGGCCTGGCGCATCGCTGCCAGTTTGTGGCCGAGAAACAGGGCGTGCGCTGGATCAACGACTCCAAGGCCACCAATGTGGGCGCCACCCTGGCGGCCATCGACGGCATCGCCGATGGCCTGACCGGCCGGCTGTGGCTGATCGCCGGCGGCCAGGGCAAGGGCCAGGACTTTTCTCCGCTGGTGCCGCTGCTCAACACCTGCATTGCCGGTATGGCCTGCCTGGGCCAGGACAAGCAACAACTGCTGGCACTGGGTGACAATACCCATGAAGTGGCCGACATGGCCGAGGCGGTGGCCTGGTGCGCACAGCAGGCCGGGCCCGGCGACTGGGTGTTGCTGGCGCCGGCCTGTGCCAGCCTTGACATGTACCCCAATTATCTGGCCCGCGGGGAGCATTTCGCGACCCTGGTGGAGGCGCTATGA
- the mraY gene encoding phospho-N-acetylmuramoyl-pentapeptide-transferase: MLVWLAEWLTPHFGFFNVFSYLTFRAIVSILTGLLVSLWIGPRLIRRLQKLQIGQVVRNDGPESHFSKAGTPTMGGLMILIAIFVSVLLWARLSNPYVWVVLFVLGAFGAIGFVDDYRKVVRKNTDGLIARWKYFWQSAAALAAAIFVYAIAKDPAQTQLVVPFFKDVMPQLGLFFIVLSYFVIVGSSNAVNLTDGLDGLAIMPTVMVAAGFALVAWATGNVNFAEYLHIPYVANAGELTVVCTAIVGAGLGFLWFNTFPAQVFMGDVGSLALGATLGVIAVLVRQEFLLVIMGGIFVIETLSVILQVGSYKLRGQRIFRMAPIHHHYELKGWPEPRVIVRFWIITLMLVLTGLATLKLR, translated from the coding sequence ATGCTAGTCTGGCTGGCGGAATGGCTGACTCCCCATTTCGGATTTTTCAACGTCTTTTCCTATCTGACCTTTCGGGCCATCGTCTCCATTCTGACCGGTCTGCTGGTGTCGCTGTGGATCGGCCCCCGCCTTATTCGCCGGCTGCAGAAGCTGCAGATTGGCCAGGTGGTGCGCAACGACGGCCCCGAGTCCCACTTCAGCAAGGCGGGCACGCCCACCATGGGCGGCCTGATGATCCTGATTGCCATCTTCGTGTCGGTGCTGCTGTGGGCCCGGCTGTCCAACCCCTATGTGTGGGTGGTGTTGTTCGTGCTGGGCGCCTTCGGTGCCATCGGCTTTGTCGATGACTACCGCAAGGTGGTGCGCAAGAACACCGACGGCCTGATCGCCCGCTGGAAGTACTTCTGGCAGTCGGCGGCGGCGCTGGCGGCGGCGATCTTTGTTTATGCCATCGCGAAGGATCCTGCCCAGACCCAGCTGGTGGTGCCCTTCTTCAAGGACGTCATGCCCCAGCTCGGCCTGTTCTTTATCGTGCTCAGCTATTTCGTGATCGTGGGCTCCAGCAATGCGGTCAACCTCACCGACGGCCTCGATGGCCTGGCCATCATGCCCACCGTGATGGTGGCGGCGGGCTTTGCCCTGGTGGCCTGGGCCACCGGCAACGTCAATTTCGCCGAGTATCTGCACATTCCCTACGTGGCCAATGCCGGAGAGCTGACCGTGGTGTGTACCGCCATCGTCGGCGCCGGTCTGGGCTTTTTGTGGTTCAACACCTTTCCGGCCCAGGTGTTTATGGGCGATGTAGGCTCCCTGGCGCTGGGCGCGACCCTGGGCGTCATTGCCGTGCTGGTACGTCAGGAATTCCTGCTGGTGATCATGGGCGGCATTTTCGTGATCGAGACCCTGTCGGTGATCCTGCAGGTGGGATCCTACAAGCTGCGGGGCCAGCGTATTTTCCGCATGGCGCCCATTCATCACCATTACGAGCTGAAAGGCTGGCCCGAGCCCAGAGTGATCGTCCGTTTCTGGATCATTACCCTGATGCTGGTGCTCACCGGTCTGGCCACCCTCAAGCTGAGATAA
- a CDS encoding UDP-N-acetylmuramoyl-tripeptide--D-alanyl-D-alanine ligase, giving the protein MIAVSLSRLAEASGGELRGADRDILAVSTDSRQPMHDGCLFVALSGERFDAHDFAAQAVEQGAAALLVERWLELDLPQIRVADTRLALGVLGGLVRAASQARVLAITGSCGKTTVKEMAASILRQKGEVLATRGNLNNEIGVPLTLCELTEHTDYAVIELGANHIGEIAWTSSLTRPHVALINNVEASHLEGFGSLEGIAQAKGEIYGGLEPGGVAIANGDSPFCSLWKQSHELTYFGDRRDYQARQVTLDAAGCARFRLLTPQGEIDIRLPVPGKHNVANALAAAAGTEQLGASLEEIAAGLAAFNQARGRLQVWTRPGLTVLDDTYNASVASVLAGLDTLASLPGYRIFVFGDMAELGDYSREMHVKVGEHARRLGIDAVLTVGEDSRHTATAAQGRHFDNKQQLWPALKEALAAHNKVVVLVKGARSARMEQLVRAIQEGELC; this is encoded by the coding sequence GTGATCGCCGTATCCCTGAGCCGGCTGGCCGAGGCCTCCGGCGGCGAGTTGCGCGGCGCGGATCGCGACATTCTGGCGGTGTCCACCGACAGCCGCCAGCCCATGCATGACGGCTGCCTGTTTGTGGCGCTGTCGGGTGAGCGCTTTGACGCCCACGACTTTGCCGCCCAGGCGGTGGAGCAGGGCGCCGCGGCGCTGCTGGTGGAGCGCTGGCTGGAGCTGGATTTGCCGCAGATCCGTGTGGCCGACACCCGGCTGGCCCTGGGCGTGCTCGGTGGCCTGGTGCGTGCGGCCAGTCAGGCCCGGGTGCTGGCTATTACCGGCAGTTGCGGCAAGACCACGGTGAAGGAAATGGCCGCCAGCATACTGCGCCAGAAGGGCGAGGTGCTGGCCACCCGGGGCAACCTCAACAACGAGATTGGCGTGCCCCTGACCCTGTGCGAGCTGACCGAGCACACCGACTACGCGGTGATCGAGCTCGGTGCCAACCACATCGGTGAAATCGCCTGGACCAGCTCGCTGACCAGGCCTCACGTGGCCTTGATCAACAACGTGGAGGCCTCGCACCTGGAAGGCTTTGGCTCGCTGGAGGGCATTGCCCAGGCCAAGGGCGAAATCTACGGTGGCCTGGAGCCCGGTGGGGTGGCCATCGCCAATGGCGACAGCCCTTTCTGCAGCCTGTGGAAACAATCCCATGAGCTTACCTATTTCGGCGACCGCCGCGACTATCAGGCCCGTCAGGTGACCCTGGACGCCGCCGGCTGCGCCCGTTTTCGGCTGCTGACGCCCCAGGGGGAAATCGATATTCGGTTGCCGGTGCCCGGCAAACACAATGTGGCCAACGCCCTGGCCGCCGCCGCCGGCACCGAGCAGCTGGGCGCCAGCCTGGAAGAGATTGCGGCCGGTCTGGCCGCCTTTAATCAGGCCAGGGGCCGCCTGCAGGTGTGGACGCGTCCCGGTCTGACGGTGCTGGATGATACCTATAACGCCAGCGTCGCCTCGGTGCTGGCCGGTCTCGATACCCTGGCCAGTCTGCCGGGGTATCGCATTTTCGTGTTTGGCGACATGGCCGAGCTCGGTGACTACAGCCGCGAGATGCACGTCAAGGTGGGCGAGCATGCCCGCCGGCTCGGCATTGACGCCGTGCTCACCGTGGGGGAAGACAGCCGGCACACGGCCACGGCGGCCCAGGGCCGTCATTTCGACAACAAGCAACAATTGTGGCCAGCGCTGAAGGAAGCGCTGGCGGCACACAACAAGGTGGTGGTTTTGGTCAAGGGTGCACGCAGTGCCCGGATGGAACAACTGGTCCGGGCCATTCAGGAGGGAGAGCTATGCTAG
- the murE gene encoding UDP-N-acetylmuramoyl-L-alanyl-D-glutamate--2,6-diaminopimelate ligase — MSLTLRELAIPLGHSAPAIAIERITLDSRSVTPGCLFVAVKGHQTDGRQYIGSALAQGAAAVLYQADTPEQAGLDPQDHRLLGVHRLPEQLSRLAGAFYGEPSRRLQLVGVTGTNGKSTVSQLIAHWSLLLGVRSGVMGTLGNGLCGQLTPAANTTGSALEVQQQLSTMLDAGAARVAMEVSSHGLHQHRVAALDFDVAVFTNLSRDHLDYHGTMAAYGEVKRSLFEQCRKGRVINADDVYGRRWLGHYADAVAYSLHGRLADFPGRQLVAETVHFYGDGVKVTINSDWGNGVLSAPLIGRFNVANLLAAMGALLVLGESFERLLATAPKLVGVAGRMEPFTAPGKPLVVVDYAHTPDALEQVLQALRQHCRGRLWCLVGCGGDRDRGKRPLMAAAAENGADEVILTDDNPRTESPAAIIADMQAGLSAPNAARVIHSRAEAIACAIGAANEQDIILVAGKGHEDYQIVGTQTSHYSDRETVAAALGAGR, encoded by the coding sequence TTGTCCCTCACACTTAGAGAGCTGGCGATTCCCCTGGGGCACTCGGCCCCGGCCATCGCCATTGAGCGCATCACCCTCGACAGCCGGAGCGTGACTCCCGGTTGCCTGTTTGTGGCCGTTAAAGGCCATCAGACCGACGGTCGTCAGTATATCGGCAGTGCCCTGGCGCAGGGGGCGGCGGCGGTGCTTTATCAGGCCGACACCCCCGAGCAGGCCGGACTGGATCCGCAGGATCATCGTCTGCTGGGGGTGCACCGGCTGCCGGAGCAGTTGTCACGGCTGGCCGGCGCCTTTTACGGCGAGCCCTCGCGCCGGCTGCAATTGGTGGGGGTGACCGGCACCAACGGCAAGAGCACGGTTTCCCAGCTGATCGCTCACTGGAGCCTGCTGCTGGGAGTGCGCAGCGGGGTCATGGGCACGCTGGGCAACGGCCTGTGCGGCCAGCTGACCCCGGCGGCCAACACCACCGGCTCGGCGCTGGAAGTGCAGCAGCAGCTGTCGACCATGCTCGACGCTGGTGCCGCCCGCGTGGCGATGGAGGTATCGTCCCACGGCCTGCACCAGCACCGTGTGGCCGCGCTCGATTTTGACGTGGCGGTGTTCACCAACCTGAGCCGGGATCACCTGGACTATCACGGCACCATGGCCGCATACGGTGAAGTCAAACGGAGCCTTTTTGAGCAGTGCCGCAAGGGCCGGGTGATCAATGCCGACGACGTGTACGGCCGGCGCTGGCTGGGCCATTATGCCGACGCCGTGGCCTACAGCCTGCACGGCCGGCTGGCGGATTTTCCCGGTCGTCAGCTGGTGGCGGAAACGGTGCATTTTTATGGCGACGGGGTGAAAGTGACCATTAACTCCGACTGGGGGAATGGTGTATTATCCGCCCCCCTGATCGGCCGCTTCAACGTGGCCAATCTGCTGGCGGCCATGGGAGCGCTATTGGTTTTGGGTGAGTCCTTTGAGCGGCTGCTGGCCACGGCCCCCAAACTGGTGGGCGTGGCCGGGCGCATGGAGCCCTTTACCGCCCCGGGCAAGCCTCTGGTGGTGGTGGACTACGCCCACACCCCGGATGCGCTGGAACAGGTGCTGCAGGCCTTGCGCCAGCACTGCCGGGGCCGGCTCTGGTGCCTGGTGGGCTGTGGCGGCGATCGGGACCGGGGCAAACGGCCGCTGATGGCGGCGGCGGCGGAAAACGGCGCCGACGAGGTGATCCTCACCGACGACAATCCGCGCACCGAGTCGCCCGCGGCCATTATCGCCGACATGCAGGCCGGCCTGAGTGCGCCGAATGCTGCCAGGGTGATTCATTCCCGGGCCGAGGCCATTGCCTGCGCCATTGGCGCGGCAAATGAACAGGACATTATTTTGGTGGCTGGCAAGGGCCACGAGGATTATCAGATAGTGGGCACGCAAACATCACATTACAGCGATCGGGAAACCGTGGCCGCCGCCTTGGGGGCAGGCCGGTGA
- a CDS encoding penicillin-binding transpeptidase domain-containing protein, giving the protein MSWRKKLKKEPMLARGRFYFTCGVILLAFFALFARAAWIQVISPDRLRLEGDLRSLRSTAVSNTARGMIMDRNGEELAVSVPVQAVWADPKQIHAEHSLDKQQAWQALAEVLGVPHDKLLARVQDPKRRFVYLQRQVTPAVAEYIRKLRLPGVHLRPEERRFYPTGEINAHLVGMTNIDGAGIEGIERAFNDWLTAQPGERKVRKDRMGRVIEDLGVVSEARQANNIELTIDQRIQALAYRSLKRAFEYHRATSASLVMLDVKTGEVLAMVNAPSFNPNNRSQYQGFRARNRAVTDAYEPGSTLKPMIVVSALENGVVNADSMIDTNPGWMRLGGKRVSDHRNLGKISVETVLQRSSNMGMVLMAMEETPEQMLDTLYRFGLGIDSGMGLVGESTGMVPQRRRWSDIEQATLSFGYGVTVTPLQLAQAYAILANGGVRHPLTIIKRSQPPAGEQVIPRRHAEAVLHMLESVVRPGGTATNAAIAGYRVGGKTGTSRKAIAGGYGSDYVGLFAGVAPLSDPRLAMVVVINEPQGDQYYGGQVAAPVFAEVMSGALQLLNIRPDAATEEQFQLAGQEAAVVPHT; this is encoded by the coding sequence ATGAGCTGGCGCAAAAAACTGAAAAAGGAACCCATGCTGGCCCGCGGTCGGTTTTACTTCACCTGCGGCGTGATCCTGCTGGCCTTTTTCGCGCTCTTTGCCCGGGCTGCCTGGATCCAGGTGATCTCGCCGGATCGGTTGCGGCTGGAGGGGGATCTGCGCTCCCTGCGTTCCACCGCGGTCAGCAACACCGCCCGGGGCATGATCATGGATCGCAACGGCGAGGAGCTGGCGGTGTCGGTGCCGGTGCAGGCGGTATGGGCGGATCCCAAGCAGATCCACGCCGAGCACAGCCTCGACAAGCAACAGGCCTGGCAGGCCCTGGCCGAGGTACTGGGGGTGCCCCACGACAAGCTGCTGGCCCGAGTGCAGGATCCCAAACGTCGCTTCGTTTACCTGCAACGCCAGGTGACCCCGGCGGTGGCCGAATACATTCGCAAGCTGCGCCTGCCCGGAGTGCACCTGCGGCCGGAAGAGCGGCGCTTTTATCCCACCGGTGAGATCAATGCTCACCTGGTGGGCATGACCAATATCGACGGTGCCGGCATCGAGGGCATAGAGCGGGCCTTTAACGACTGGCTTACCGCCCAGCCCGGCGAGCGCAAGGTGCGCAAGGACCGCATGGGCCGGGTGATCGAGGACCTGGGGGTGGTGTCGGAAGCCCGTCAGGCCAACAATATCGAGCTGACCATCGACCAGCGCATACAGGCCCTGGCCTACCGCTCGCTCAAGCGCGCGTTTGAATATCACAGAGCCACCTCGGCCTCGCTGGTGATGCTGGACGTGAAAACCGGCGAGGTGCTGGCCATGGTCAACGCGCCCTCGTTCAATCCCAACAACCGCAGCCAGTATCAGGGCTTTCGTGCCCGTAACCGGGCGGTGACCGATGCCTACGAGCCGGGCTCCACCCTCAAGCCGATGATCGTCGTGAGTGCCCTGGAAAACGGCGTGGTCAATGCCGACAGCATGATCGACACCAATCCGGGCTGGATGCGTCTGGGTGGCAAGCGCGTATCGGATCACCGCAACCTGGGCAAGATCAGCGTGGAAACCGTGCTGCAGCGCTCGTCCAACATGGGCATGGTGCTGATGGCCATGGAAGAAACCCCGGAGCAGATGCTGGACACCCTGTACCGTTTCGGGCTCGGCATCGACTCCGGCATGGGGCTGGTGGGCGAAAGCACCGGCATGGTGCCCCAGCGCCGGCGCTGGTCCGATATCGAACAGGCGACCCTGTCCTTTGGCTACGGCGTGACCGTGACCCCGCTGCAACTGGCCCAGGCCTACGCCATTCTGGCCAACGGCGGCGTGCGCCATCCGCTGACCATTATCAAGCGCAGTCAGCCGCCCGCGGGTGAGCAGGTGATCCCCCGCCGTCATGCCGAGGCGGTGCTGCACATGCTGGAAAGCGTGGTGCGGCCGGGTGGCACCGCCACCAATGCCGCCATTGCCGGCTACCGCGTGGGAGGCAAGACCGGCACCTCGCGCAAGGCCATCGCCGGCGGCTACGGCAGTGATTATGTGGGACTGTTTGCCGGGGTGGCGCCCTTGAGCGATCCGCGCCTGGCCATGGTGGTGGTGATCAACGAGCCTCAGGGCGATCAGTATTACGGTGGCCAGGTGGCGGCCCCGGTGTTTGCCGAGGTGATGAGCGGCGCCCTGCAGTTGCTCAACATTCGCCCCGATGCGGCCACCGAAGAACAATTCCAGCTGGCAGGACAGGAGGCAGCCGTTGTCCCTCACACTTAG